In a genomic window of Coriobacteriia bacterium:
- a CDS encoding ATP-binding protein: MMLDNVEKLPVPALEEERPVGTVVGVSSTMEFQMQVKPDSVRTQDLVALDTWEDGERFRVWAKVGSIERLNPLFPREAAQELAFQGRDPVDSVISMSREMITAKCKVIGVQRDGRLEPPKYPVQPAGQVYVPPADEIEAFLVGDTKEHRRLFLGKERGNRDVSVYVDGHAVVSRHLAVLASTGAGKTVATRKLLEELMVKGYPILIFDPHGDYAGLHIAKKTKVTTYLPEIRIADEEPDQVVSYISGLAGVEITEAQEPFVKGAVLIARDGDKWHQASVAFEKMGLQRLQKCVADDHFFAVAEFCDRVYDFKSERETERLPNPIRDLAEGLNVGGSTATAAARKCSRAGARYAHMKKVNNKFSRKPGMPPPEQLPPTSKLHTLISPHTVSIISLEGYSDELRQSIVAAVMSQLMDDRIDEKCPRFLTVVEEAHNFIPNRIDDTRAPSLPVLKRIATEGRKYGMGLVFISQRPSRLDATVLSQANSFLILRIVNPADQKYIRDVVETMGEDEAKTLPNLNTGEALLSGQFTRIPVMVRVEKSRSAGKHEEEDFLEGYG; the protein is encoded by the coding sequence ATGATGTTGGACAACGTCGAGAAGCTCCCTGTTCCAGCGCTGGAGGAGGAACGCCCCGTCGGCACCGTCGTCGGCGTCAGCTCGACGATGGAGTTCCAGATGCAGGTGAAGCCGGATTCGGTCCGGACGCAGGACCTTGTCGCCTTGGATACGTGGGAGGACGGCGAGCGCTTCCGCGTATGGGCGAAGGTAGGCTCGATCGAGCGCCTGAACCCGCTGTTCCCGCGTGAAGCCGCGCAGGAACTCGCGTTCCAGGGGCGCGACCCGGTCGACTCGGTGATCTCGATGTCGCGCGAGATGATCACGGCCAAGTGCAAGGTGATCGGCGTGCAGCGCGACGGCCGCCTCGAGCCTCCGAAGTATCCTGTGCAGCCGGCGGGCCAGGTCTACGTCCCGCCGGCCGACGAGATCGAGGCGTTCCTGGTGGGCGACACGAAGGAGCACCGTCGGCTGTTCCTCGGCAAGGAGCGGGGGAATCGCGACGTCAGCGTGTACGTGGACGGGCACGCCGTCGTCTCGCGCCACCTCGCCGTGCTCGCCTCCACGGGTGCCGGCAAGACGGTGGCGACTCGCAAGCTCCTCGAAGAGCTGATGGTGAAGGGCTACCCGATCCTGATCTTCGATCCGCATGGTGACTATGCCGGGTTGCATATCGCGAAGAAGACCAAGGTGACGACGTATCTTCCGGAGATCCGGATCGCTGACGAAGAGCCTGACCAAGTCGTTTCGTACATATCGGGGCTTGCTGGAGTCGAGATTACGGAGGCACAGGAACCGTTTGTCAAGGGGGCCGTGCTGATCGCTCGAGATGGTGACAAGTGGCATCAGGCATCTGTCGCGTTTGAGAAGATGGGACTTCAGCGGCTGCAGAAGTGTGTGGCTGATGACCATTTCTTCGCGGTAGCTGAGTTCTGCGATAGGGTCTACGACTTCAAGTCGGAACGCGAGACCGAGCGCCTCCCTAATCCGATCCGTGACCTGGCAGAAGGGCTAAACGTTGGTGGAAGTACGGCGACTGCCGCGGCAAGGAAGTGCAGCCGCGCAGGAGCGCGCTACGCTCACATGAAGAAGGTGAACAACAAGTTTTCCAGGAAGCCCGGAATGCCTCCGCCGGAACAACTTCCGCCGACATCGAAGCTGCACACACTCATTTCCCCACATACAGTGTCCATCATCTCGCTGGAGGGCTACTCCGACGAGCTGCGTCAGTCGATCGTGGCTGCAGTGATGTCCCAGCTCATGGATGACCGGATCGACGAGAAGTGCCCGAGGTTCCTGACGGTCGTCGAAGAGGCGCACAACTTCATACCGAATAGGATTGACGACACAAGAGCGCCTTCGCTGCCCGTGCTCAAGCGGATAGCCACCGAGGGACGGAAGTACGGCATGGGGCTGGTGTTCATCAGCCAGCGCCCCAGCCGGCTGGACGCGACGGTCCTATCGCAGGCGAACAGCTTCCTGATCCTGCGCATCGTGAACCCGGCGGACCAGAAGTACATCCGCGACGTGGTCGAGACGATGGGTGAGGACGAGGCGAAGACGTTGCCCAACCTCAACACCGGCGAGGCGCTGTTGTCAGGGCAGTTCACTAGAATCCCGGTGATGGTGCGTGTCGAGAAGAGCCGCAGCGCAGGCAAGCACGAGGAAGAGGACTTCCTGGAGGGGTACGGGTGA